A single Vigna radiata var. radiata cultivar VC1973A chromosome 8, Vradiata_ver6, whole genome shotgun sequence DNA region contains:
- the LOC106771242 gene encoding single-stranded DNA-binding protein, mitochondrial — MNSVAVRLAKHLRVSTLTSSSLSSVSRSGTLWYSTSPSGGEDDQPSHVNGELKNEELDEEFEDLLGERPELELQGVDPKRGWGFRGVHKAIICGKVGQAPVQKILRNGKNVTIFTVGTGGMFDQRIGAKDLPKPAQWHRVAVHNDMLGAYAVQKLFKNSSVYVEGDIETRVYNDSINGDVKSIPEICIRRDGRLRLIKSGESIDKTSLDELREGLF; from the exons ATGAATTCAGTGGCGGTGAGACTTGCGAAGCATCTCCGAGTCTCTACTCTGACCTCATCTTCCCTCA GTAGTGTGTCGAGAAGCGGAACGTTATGGTACTCGACTTCTCCATCTGGAGGTGAAGATGATCAGCCTTCACATGTTAATGGTGAACTGAAGAACGAAGAACTAGATGAAGAGTTTGAGGATCTTCTTGGTGAAAGGCCTGAACTAGAACTGCAAGGTGTGGATCCCAAAAGGGGTTGGGGGTTTCGGGGTGTGCACAAG GCAATTATTTGTGGCAAAGTTGGCCAGGCCCCTGTACAGAAGATATTGAGGAATGGTAAAAATGTAACCATCTTTACGGTTGGGACAGGGGGCATGTTTGATCAGAGAATTGGAGCAAAGGATTTGCCAAAGCCTGCTCAATGGCATCGGGTTGCTGTGCATAATGATATGCTCGGGGCCTATGCAGTACAGAAACTCTTTAAAAA CTCTTCAGTCTATGTTGAAGGTGACATTGAGACTAGAGTTTATAATGATAGCATCAATGGTGATGTTAAAAGCATTCCAGAGATATGTATTCGCCGTGATG GGAGACTTCGCCTCATCAAGAGTGGAGAAAGCATTGACAAAACTTCCTTGGATGAATTGC GTGAAGGGTTGTTTTAG